GGCGGGCCAGCGGCGCGCCAAAAATCCGCACGGTCAGATCGGTGGCCAGGAAGATAAACGGAAAGCTGAAGGCACCCCAGGTGGTATGAAAGCCAAACAGGGAGATCGGCAGCTGAACCAGATAGTTGCTGGAGGTAATCACCAGCACGTGAAACAGAGAGAGCCAGATAAGCGCATGCTTCCGCTGGCGCGGCGTAAAGGGGATCATAATCTACCTTTTTTACGTTGGGGTGAGGGAACCCAGTGTTGATTCAACCATCAGCCGTTGGTTAGCGATCGGCCCGGCGCGAGGCGCAGGCTGAGTGGCAAGCCGATACTGATTGTCGGCGGCAGGCAACAGCGCCTGCCGCGGCCGCATCTTACCGCGTTGTTTCGGCATTGCAACGGTTAGTTTTCACGCAAACGTTCACCTGCCGTCAGCCGCTTGCGCAACCGGTCGCCGGGGGTAGAATAGGGCGCAACAGACTTAAGTGACGAGACAATAATGAGTGATCTATTCGCAAACCCCGATCAAACCCTGGACGCGCTGGGCCTGCGCTGCCCGGAACCGGTAATGATGGTGCGCAAAGCGGTGCGCCATATGCAGGAGGGCGAGACGCTGTTGATTATCGCCGACGATCCCGCCACCACGCGCGATATTCCCGGCTTCTGCCGCTTTATGGAACATACGCTGGTGGCACAATCGATCGATGAGAAGCCCTATCGCTATCTGGTGCGCAAGGGCCTCTCCTGAGGGGTTAGTAGAGCCAGAGCGAACGGGCGATCATAAAATGCCCGGCGAAGTAGCAGGCGGCGACAATGGCGTTATCTGCCGTAAAGCGCTTGCGGTAGTGGCTGATAAACCAGACCAGGTTCGCCAGCGTCAGCAGCGTGGCGCCCGCCACCAGCGAGAAGCTGTAGTCGTTAGGACGGAAATAGTAGAGTTCGGCGGCCAGCCAGTTCATCACCAGCGTCATGCCGATAAAGGTGCAGATCGGCCAGCGCAAATCTTCCAGCCGCGACCAGATAACCGCCACCCAGACAACGCCGATAATCAGCATTGCCAGCGGGATCGGCCAGAAGAAACTCATGGTCATATGGCTGGCGAAGTTAATGGTGTAGAGCAGGTGCGCCAGGAAAAAGGCGCCAACGGCATACATCAGGCGTTGGCGCGGCAGCAGCGTCAGCGCGTCGCCCGCCATGGTGGCCAGCAGGCCCAGCAGAATTAAATAGTCGCCGGGGTTACGCGTGGGCGCCTGCCAGGCCCAGGCGAGCAGCAGCAGCAGGGTAACGGGTTTAAACAGCCAGCGCTGCCACTGCGGGCCGCGGTAGGAAGCATCGACATAAAGCCAGCCGGAAAAAAGTACGGCAAGAAATGACCAAATCATTACGTTGTCCTTTTCTGAAAGGGGCGGCCGTAGCGTCCGCCGCGAAATGCAGCGCTGACGCCTGGCTGCCGTTTTATTAACGACATCCTGCGATCAGTTTAGGTTAGAGGGATGCAATGTGACAATGAGAGCGGGCCGGTTGGGATCCGCCTGCCGCCGCCCGAGTTAAACGCCTGGAGCTGAAGATGAGCAAGCCCCCGCTGATTTTTATTATCGTGCTGGCGATAATCGCCGTGCTGGCCTCGCGTCAGTTTATTAAACAGCGGCGTGAAAACGCGGCGAACGATGCGGCGGCGGTGCGATCGCTGCAGGCAGAGGTCAGAGACAAACGTGAATTTCCGGCGCCTGACCGACGCTCGCGTCAGCGCGAGGTGATTGCGGGCGAAGA
This DNA window, taken from Mixta gaviniae, encodes the following:
- the tusA gene encoding sulfurtransferase TusA, producing MSDLFANPDQTLDALGLRCPEPVMMVRKAVRHMQEGETLLIIADDPATTRDIPGFCRFMEHTLVAQSIDEKPYRYLVRKGLS
- a CDS encoding lysoplasmalogenase, whose product is MIWSFLAVLFSGWLYVDASYRGPQWQRWLFKPVTLLLLLAWAWQAPTRNPGDYLILLGLLATMAGDALTLLPRQRLMYAVGAFFLAHLLYTINFASHMTMSFFWPIPLAMLIIGVVWVAVIWSRLEDLRWPICTFIGMTLVMNWLAAELYYFRPNDYSFSLVAGATLLTLANLVWFISHYRKRFTADNAIVAACYFAGHFMIARSLWLY
- a CDS encoding DUF2500 domain-containing protein, translating into MSKPPLIFIIVLAIIAVLASRQFIKQRRENAANDAAAVRSLQAEVRDKREFPAPDRRSRQREVIAGEEMRYEAWFHPLNGAADIRLRVTAKDYQRMENGVKGELKVQGTRFISFTPERP